From a region of the Candidatus Pantoea bituminis genome:
- the cpxA gene encoding envelope stress sensor histidine kinase CpxA, translated as MIGSLTTRIFAIFWLTLALVLMLVLMVPKLDSRQMTSLMESEQRQGLMIEQHVEVELSQDPPNDLMWWRRLFRAIEKWAPPGQRLVLVTSEGRVIGAQHNEMQVIRNFIGQSDNADHPQKKKYGRVELVGPFAVHDGEDNYQLYMIRPATSSQLDFVNLLFDRPLLLLIVTMLISSPLLLWLAWSLARPARKLKYAADEVASGNLRQHPELESGPQEFLAAGSSFNQMISALERMMNGQQRLLSDISHELRTPLTRLQLATALLRRRHGEGKELQRIETEAQRLDGMINDLLVLSRTQHKNALISEAMKANHLWNGVLEDAKFEAEQMGKKLDIPYPPGPWPLYGNPHALESALENIVRNALRYSNSQISVSFSVDISGITVHVDDDGPGVSAEDREQIFRPFYRTDEARDRESGGTGLGLAIVDTAIQQHHGWVKADDSPLGGLRLTMWLPLYSSARQ; from the coding sequence ATGATTGGAAGTTTGACCACCCGCATCTTCGCCATTTTCTGGTTAACGCTGGCATTGGTGTTGATGCTGGTGTTAATGGTGCCCAAGCTGGATTCGCGTCAGATGACCTCGCTAATGGAAAGTGAACAGCGGCAAGGCTTGATGATAGAACAGCATGTGGAAGTCGAATTATCACAAGATCCCCCTAATGATCTGATGTGGTGGCGTCGACTCTTCCGCGCGATAGAGAAATGGGCACCACCGGGTCAACGCCTGGTGCTGGTTACCAGCGAAGGCCGGGTGATTGGTGCGCAACACAACGAAATGCAGGTGATTCGTAATTTTATCGGGCAATCCGATAATGCCGATCATCCGCAGAAGAAGAAGTATGGTCGTGTAGAGCTTGTGGGACCCTTCGCCGTGCATGATGGTGAAGATAACTACCAGCTCTATATGATTCGTCCTGCTACCAGTTCCCAGCTCGACTTTGTGAACCTGCTCTTTGACCGCCCGCTCTTGTTATTGATTGTCACTATGCTGATCAGCTCGCCGCTGTTGCTGTGGCTGGCGTGGAGCCTGGCGCGTCCGGCGCGTAAATTAAAATACGCAGCAGATGAGGTAGCAAGTGGCAATTTGCGTCAGCATCCGGAACTGGAATCTGGTCCGCAAGAATTTCTGGCAGCGGGCTCCAGCTTCAACCAAATGATCAGCGCGCTTGAGCGCATGATGAACGGTCAGCAACGCTTACTCTCAGATATTAGCCATGAGTTACGTACACCGCTTACCCGTCTACAACTGGCGACAGCGTTATTGCGCCGCCGTCATGGCGAAGGTAAAGAGTTGCAACGTATAGAAACGGAAGCTCAGCGTCTGGACGGCATGATTAACGACTTACTGGTGCTGTCGCGTACTCAGCACAAAAATGCATTAATCAGTGAAGCGATGAAAGCCAATCATCTGTGGAATGGCGTGTTGGAAGATGCCAAATTTGAAGCAGAACAAATGGGCAAAAAATTAGATATTCCTTATCCACCTGGCCCATGGCCGCTTTATGGCAATCCACATGCGTTGGAAAGCGCGCTTGAGAACATCGTACGTAACGCATTGCGTTACTCTAATTCTCAGATCAGCGTGAGCTTCTCGGTGGATATATCAGGGATTACTGTTCACGTTGATGATGATGGCCCTGGCGTGAGCGCAGAAGATCGCGAACAGATTTTCCGTCCGTTCTATCGCACTGATGAAGCACGCGACCGTGAATCGGGTGGAACCGGTTTAGGCTTAGCCATCGTTGATACCGCTATCCAGCAACATCACGGTTGGGTAAAAGCTGATGACAGCCCGCTGGGCGGCTTACGACTGACAATGTGGTTACCGCTCTACTCCTCTGCTCGTCAATAA
- the trmL gene encoding tRNA (uridine(34)/cytosine(34)/5-carboxymethylaminomethyluridine(34)-2'-O)-methyltransferase TrmL yields the protein MLNIVLFEPEIPPNTGNIIRLCANTGFQLHLIEPLGFTWDDKRLRRAGLDYHEFTAIKKHADYQAFLASESPERLFALTTKGTPAHSAVAYQKGDYLLFGPESRGLPAGILDALPAQHKIRIPMMAESRSMNLSNAVSVVVYEAWRQLDYAGALIKG from the coding sequence ATGCTAAACATTGTTTTATTTGAACCAGAAATCCCACCTAATACCGGCAATATCATCCGCCTTTGTGCAAACACAGGCTTCCAGTTGCATTTGATTGAACCCTTGGGTTTTACCTGGGATGACAAACGACTGCGCCGTGCCGGACTCGACTATCACGAATTTACCGCTATCAAGAAGCACGCCGATTATCAGGCGTTTTTAGCCAGTGAAAGTCCTGAGCGACTGTTTGCCTTAACGACCAAAGGAACGCCTGCACACAGCGCTGTGGCGTATCAGAAGGGAGATTACTTGCTCTTCGGCCCTGAAAGCCGTGGCTTGCCCGCTGGAATTTTGGATGCCCTGCCCGCACAGCATAAAATCCGCATTCCTATGATGGCAGAAAGCCGCAGCATGAATTTGTCGAACGCAGTGTCGGTGGTGGTATACGAAGCGTGGCGCCAACTCGATTATGCTGGCGCGCTGATTAAAGGCTAA
- the cpxR gene encoding envelope stress response regulator transcription factor CpxR has product MNKILLVDDDRELTSLLKELLEMEGFEVVVASDGEQALNVLDNSIDLLLLDVMMPKKNGIDTLKELRQQYQTPVIMLTARGSELDRVLGLELGADDYLPKPFNDRELVARIRAILRRSNWSEQQQQHDNSSPTLEVDCLRLNPGRQEASFDDETLDLTGTEFTLLYLLAQHLGQVVSREHLSQEVLGKRLTPFDRAIDMHISNLRRKLPERRDGHPWFKTLRGRGYLMVSAS; this is encoded by the coding sequence ATGAATAAAATCCTGTTGGTAGATGATGACCGCGAATTAACTTCGCTTTTAAAAGAACTGTTGGAAATGGAAGGGTTTGAAGTGGTCGTGGCCAGCGATGGTGAACAAGCGCTGAACGTGCTCGATAACTCAATTGATTTACTTTTGCTCGATGTCATGATGCCGAAGAAGAACGGCATCGACACCTTAAAAGAACTGCGTCAGCAATATCAAACACCCGTGATCATGTTGACCGCACGCGGCAGCGAGTTAGATCGGGTGCTGGGCCTGGAATTAGGTGCGGACGATTACTTACCGAAGCCGTTTAACGATCGTGAGCTGGTTGCGCGTATTCGTGCCATCCTGCGCCGTTCCAACTGGAGCGAACAGCAGCAACAGCATGACAACAGTTCACCGACGTTAGAGGTAGATTGCCTGCGTTTGAATCCGGGTCGTCAGGAGGCCAGCTTCGATGATGAGACGCTGGATCTCACCGGCACAGAGTTCACCCTGCTCTATCTTTTGGCACAACATCTTGGTCAAGTTGTTTCACGTGAGCATCTGAGCCAGGAAGTGCTGGGTAAGCGCTTAACGCCGTTTGACCGTGCCATTGATATGCATATCTCTAACTTACGTCGCAAACTGCCTGAGCGCCGCGATGGGCATCCTTGGTTTAAAACTTTACGGGGACGCGGCTATCTGATGGTTTCGGCATCATGA
- the cpxP gene encoding cell-envelope stress modulator CpxP, whose product MRKVTVVVLASALVIYHASAGAADTTTIDEMHHSGLTTGSMTQNPQSHMFDGIELTEQQRQQMRDLMQQARHERPAISIDDVAAMHDLVTADKFNEAAIREKAEKIAQVQIEQQVEMARVRNQMYHLLTPAQQATLQKNYQRRLSEMRELSNLQSASSLQAVSSTGSNQ is encoded by the coding sequence ATGCGCAAAGTAACCGTCGTTGTCCTTGCCTCAGCGTTGGTTATTTATCACGCCAGCGCAGGAGCAGCAGACACCACGACGATTGACGAGATGCATCACAGCGGATTGACGACAGGCAGTATGACGCAAAATCCGCAAAGCCACATGTTCGATGGCATCGAGTTGACTGAACAACAACGGCAACAGATGCGTGACCTGATGCAACAGGCTCGACATGAACGTCCGGCGATAAGTATTGATGATGTTGCAGCCATGCATGACTTGGTGACTGCAGATAAGTTTAACGAAGCGGCCATCCGTGAAAAAGCGGAAAAAATCGCCCAAGTTCAGATTGAACAGCAGGTCGAAATGGCACGAGTACGCAACCAAATGTATCACTTGCTCACACCTGCTCAGCAAGCGACGTTACAGAAGAATTATCAACGTCGGCTTAGCGAAATGCGCGAGTTATCGAATTTGCAGTCAGCGTCATCGCTGCAAGCAGTGAGTAGTACCGGCAGTAACCAGTAA
- a CDS encoding general stress protein, with amino-acid sequence MAEHRGGSGNFAENPQKASEAGKKGGQSSGGGGNFKNDREKASEAGKKGGKSK; translated from the coding sequence ATGGCAGAGCATCGTGGTGGTTCAGGTAATTTCGCAGAGAATCCACAGAAAGCATCTGAAGCTGGCAAAAAAGGCGGTCAGAGCAGCGGTGGCGGCGGTAACTTTAAAAACGATCGCGAAAAAGCCTCCGAGGCAGGGAAAAAAGGCGGCAAAAGCAAATAG